A genome region from Candidatus Bathyarchaeota archaeon includes the following:
- a CDS encoding ferredoxin family protein — protein sequence MVEIKVDHDKCTGCGTCVEVCPVGVFELQNEKSVPVNVDECLVCRACETQCPENAIEVIE from the coding sequence ATGGTTGAAATAAAAGTTGACCATGACAAATGCACTGGATGCGGAACATGCGTGGAAGTTTGCCCAGTAGGAGTCTTTGAACTTCAAAATGAAAAGTCTGTTCCAGTCAATGTTGACGAATGCCTAGTATGCAGAGCATGCGAAACTCAATGTCCAGAAAACGCCATAGAGGTCATCGAGTAA
- a CDS encoding 30S ribosomal protein S3ae: MSRRRVRDKWRAKSWYTVVSPPYFGNVELGLVPASDPSKLIGRVVESTLYDITNDFSHQYLKMYFQITEVDGKTAKTIFKGHEYSRDYLRSLVRRRTTRVDGIFNVTTKDGYKLRVSVCAFTLSRIKTSQEEAIRKIMQKIVEEKASQLTYDQFVQEAVLGKIASDIYNEAKKIAPLRHVGVRKSKLLYRPTEEIKVAA, from the coding sequence GTGTCACGTAGGCGTGTAAGAGATAAGTGGCGTGCAAAATCGTGGTACACCGTGGTTTCGCCTCCATATTTCGGAAATGTAGAGTTAGGCCTAGTTCCAGCAAGCGACCCATCAAAATTAATAGGCAGAGTCGTTGAATCAACCCTCTACGACATAACAAACGATTTTTCACATCAATACTTGAAAATGTACTTCCAAATAACCGAAGTAGACGGAAAAACTGCAAAAACAATTTTCAAAGGACACGAATACTCCAGAGACTACTTAAGAAGCCTCGTAAGGAGAAGAACAACCCGTGTCGACGGAATATTTAACGTAACAACCAAGGACGGCTATAAACTCAGAGTTTCAGTCTGCGCCTTTACGCTTTCAAGAATAAAAACCTCGCAGGAAGAGGCGATAAGGAAAATAATGCAAAAAATAGTTGAAGAAAAAGCTTCGCAACTAACATACGACCAGTTCGTGCAGGAAGCTGTTTTAGGAAAAATAGCATCGGACATATACAATGAAGCCAAGAAAATCGCGCCGCTGCGCCACGTCGGAGTTAGAAAGTCAAAGCTTCTCTACCGACCAACAGAAGAAATTAAAGTAGCAGCATAA
- a CDS encoding radical SAM protein produces MPKPTIPEMNVIKKNWRNVDLKIALCYPNVYRAGMTGFTVRLLYALFNAREDVACERFFIPTRNEALLSLESGRPLKNFDVIAFTLQYEEDYFNVLRMLIESNVPLKSKERAEKGPLIIAGGPCATENPEPLADYIDLFVIGEAEPILDSLVDKIKEMEKPVKNVEEFADLKGVYVPKIRNSPERVWVKDLDDAPHPLAQQIPLVDSRSPYMTIFGKTFVVEPVRGCGRGCRFCLVGHIARPKRERSLKKLEQILEEGMQYTPVRKVTLVGAGLSDYSKLEELCEFIVSRGWKISIPSLRPEAVTGRLAKTISKGGQRTVAIAPEGGSQKIRRFVKKDVEEEQIINAAKILLKNGIKRLKLYFLIGFSCEEFGDIKAIVELSKKIADLGFGSKSVHISVNPLIPKPHTPFQWEPFASLEHLRKSLTFIKSQLRKDRRFVVSGLNPKHAQIQAVLSLGDRKIGKIVELAARKGGGLGSWRRALKEMDINLESYLQRKGFNTTLPWSHIQISLNSSFLIRELEKAYNECCFN; encoded by the coding sequence ATGCCGAAGCCAACAATTCCAGAGATGAACGTTATAAAGAAAAACTGGCGTAATGTAGACCTTAAAATAGCCTTATGCTATCCAAACGTTTACAGAGCCGGAATGACCGGCTTTACAGTTAGGCTTCTCTATGCTCTCTTTAACGCCCGTGAAGACGTTGCATGCGAACGCTTTTTCATTCCGACAAGAAATGAAGCTTTACTAAGCCTAGAATCCGGCCGACCGCTAAAAAACTTTGACGTTATCGCCTTTACACTCCAATATGAGGAAGACTACTTTAATGTTCTACGTATGCTAATTGAATCAAACGTTCCCCTTAAAAGCAAAGAAAGAGCTGAAAAAGGACCCTTAATTATTGCTGGAGGCCCTTGTGCAACAGAAAATCCGGAACCACTTGCAGATTACATAGATCTTTTTGTCATAGGCGAAGCTGAGCCTATACTGGACAGTTTAGTTGATAAGATAAAGGAAATGGAAAAGCCCGTTAAAAATGTAGAAGAGTTCGCAGATTTAAAGGGGGTTTATGTTCCTAAAATACGTAATAGCCCAGAACGTGTTTGGGTTAAAGATTTGGATGACGCACCGCATCCTCTAGCTCAGCAAATTCCACTAGTAGACAGTAGAAGTCCCTACATGACAATTTTCGGAAAAACATTCGTCGTTGAACCAGTTCGCGGGTGTGGAAGAGGATGTAGATTTTGCCTCGTAGGCCATATTGCAAGGCCTAAAAGAGAACGGAGTCTAAAAAAGCTTGAACAAATTCTAGAAGAGGGAATGCAATACACGCCTGTGAGGAAAGTAACTCTCGTTGGAGCAGGCTTATCCGACTATTCAAAGCTTGAAGAACTTTGCGAGTTCATAGTTTCGCGAGGCTGGAAAATTTCAATTCCATCTTTGAGACCTGAAGCCGTAACTGGACGGTTAGCAAAAACCATTTCCAAAGGGGGCCAAAGAACCGTTGCAATTGCTCCTGAAGGCGGCAGTCAAAAAATACGTAGATTTGTTAAAAAGGATGTGGAAGAGGAGCAAATAATTAATGCGGCGAAAATTCTGCTGAAAAATGGCATTAAAAGGTTAAAACTTTATTTTTTAATCGGCTTTTCATGCGAAGAATTTGGGGATATAAAAGCCATTGTGGAACTTTCAAAGAAAATTGCAGATTTAGGTTTCGGCTCAAAATCTGTGCACATAAGTGTTAACCCGTTGATTCCGAAGCCTCACACCCCATTCCAGTGGGAACCCTTTGCATCACTAGAACACTTAAGAAAAAGTCTAACTTTCATTAAGAGCCAGCTGAGAAAAGACCGCCGCTTCGTCGTAAGCGGACTTAATCCAAAACACGCTCAAATACAAGCTGTTTTATCCTTAGGCGACCGAAAAATCGGTAAAATAGTAGAATTGGCGGCTCGAAAAGGTGGAGGATTAGGCAGTTGGCGAAGAGCACTAAAAGAAATGGACATAAACTTAGAAAGCTATTTACAGAGAAAAGGATTTAATACAACACTCCCATGGAGTCACATTCAAATTAGTTTAAATAGCTCTTTTCTCATAAGAGAACTTGAAAAAGCCTACAACGAGTGCTGTTTCAACTGA
- a CDS encoding asparagine synthetase B, translating into MGAVVAIVDKKDKKALEKALSMMETLKHRFDHSCGIATEDSVFIAKIEKEIQTDITASAAIGYGLCRTKPEDQPQPILRENFALCFEGRFFPLKEPSDLEFAVRFLEENPKKKSKEIIEKIDGSYNFVILHKNQIFAGRDPFGTRPLYYGENKEVLALASEMKALWKLGIENVQSVPPGTLAVISRQGCVFEKIKDFPEPAEAKINEDEAVRRLQSLLLESLHERIEDLSKVAVAFSGGVDSGTVAFLTRKCNVEPQLICVGLEGRRELQEALRFADELDLPIHTRVLSEEEVERIIPKVLWLIEEPNPVKLSIAIPFFFTAETAKTLGFNVILAGQGSDELFGGYKRYLQFYAEKGEKALRKLLYKDFLECHRNNFERDEKVCAFNKVELRLPLVDWELANYVLQLPLKFKISSEKDPLRKLILRKAMEKMGLPKSIAYKPKKAVQYATGVNALLKKIAKRKGLSLREYVKQVFKEVYSGREDYEENRNYL; encoded by the coding sequence ATGGGCGCAGTAGTTGCAATTGTTGATAAAAAGGATAAAAAAGCTCTAGAAAAAGCACTCAGCATGATGGAAACTTTAAAGCATAGATTTGACCATTCATGTGGTATTGCAACTGAAGACTCAGTTTTTATAGCCAAAATCGAAAAAGAAATACAAACAGATATAACAGCCTCGGCGGCCATAGGTTACGGCCTTTGCAGAACAAAACCAGAAGACCAGCCTCAACCAATTCTTAGAGAAAATTTCGCGTTATGTTTCGAAGGCAGATTTTTCCCATTAAAAGAACCTTCAGATTTAGAATTTGCAGTTCGCTTTCTAGAAGAAAATCCGAAAAAGAAAAGTAAAGAAATAATTGAGAAGATTGACGGCTCCTACAATTTTGTTATCCTACACAAGAATCAAATTTTTGCTGGAAGAGACCCATTTGGAACACGACCTCTCTATTATGGTGAAAACAAAGAAGTGTTAGCCTTAGCTTCGGAAATGAAGGCTTTATGGAAGTTAGGAATAGAGAATGTGCAATCTGTTCCTCCGGGAACCCTAGCAGTTATCAGTAGGCAAGGCTGCGTATTTGAAAAAATTAAAGATTTTCCAGAACCGGCAGAAGCGAAGATTAATGAAGATGAGGCTGTTAGACGTCTTCAAAGCCTTCTCTTGGAATCTCTTCACGAAAGAATTGAAGATTTAAGCAAAGTTGCTGTTGCCTTTTCGGGTGGAGTCGACAGCGGAACAGTAGCTTTTCTAACCAGAAAATGCAATGTTGAACCTCAGCTGATTTGCGTGGGCTTAGAGGGAAGAAGGGAACTTCAAGAAGCCTTGAGATTTGCTGATGAACTTGACTTACCTATACATACGCGGGTTCTTAGCGAAGAAGAAGTCGAAAGGATAATTCCCAAAGTTTTGTGGTTAATAGAAGAACCCAACCCAGTTAAGTTGAGTATAGCCATTCCATTCTTTTTCACAGCTGAAACCGCCAAAACGCTTGGTTTCAATGTTATTTTGGCTGGACAGGGAAGCGACGAACTATTCGGAGGATACAAACGATATTTACAATTCTACGCTGAAAAGGGAGAAAAGGCGCTGCGTAAACTCCTCTACAAAGACTTCTTAGAATGTCATCGAAATAACTTTGAAAGAGACGAAAAAGTCTGCGCCTTCAATAAAGTAGAGTTGAGACTTCCACTCGTCGACTGGGAACTAGCAAATTACGTTCTCCAGTTACCTTTAAAATTCAAGATATCATCAGAGAAAGACCCTCTAAGAAAGCTGATTTTAAGGAAAGCCATGGAAAAAATGGGGTTGCCAAAATCAATTGCTTATAAACCTAAAAAAGCTGTTCAATACGCAACTGGAGTTAACGCCTTATTAAAAAAGATTGCGAAAAGGAAAGGGTTAAGTTTACGAGAGTATGTAAAACAAGTCTTTAAGGAAGTTTACTCAGGACGGGAAGATTATGAAGAAAACCGCAATTATTTATAG
- a CDS encoding DEAD/DEAH box helicase has protein sequence MLRVEQLPISEEVKAILIKSGIVELYPPQEEAIKANALEGKNLVLASPTASGKTLIAEICAMKHVLEGGGKVIYLTPLRALANEKYEEFRKFSAIRKPNGKRVKVAISTGDYDSSDPWLGKYDIIVTTNEKADSLLRHRAKWMDEVSLVVADEIHLMNDPERGPTLEVVLARLMQINPEIQILALSATIRNVDEIAEWLNAEYVTTEWRPVTLKEGVYCHNEIMFKDGSAEKVETYTKNPAINLAVHSIKTGGQALIFAGTRRNAVSLAKKAAAEIEPLLSKPLKRSLGHVAERILAAGERTRVSELLAELVKRGAAFHHAGLGGAHRRIIEDEFRSGKIKVVAATPTLAFGVNLPARTVIIHDYRRYEPGYGYYPIAVLEYKQMAGRAGRPKYDKVGEAVLIAKTDDERDYLLESYVFAKPERIWSKLAVERILRSHVLATIAADFAKTEKGLYEFFSKTFYAYQYDPKAMSGLISKILRFLYKEELIDVSGEKIFATKFGKRVSELYIDPVTGVIIRDALRSRAPKLSEISFLHMVAHTPDMFPRLRPSSREIDQLAIFVDEHREEFMFEVPDEWADRIAYEEFLGEAKTAWVLHSWIEEKTEDEIIERFGVEPGDLYRLIETAKWLLYATHELALLFNHKDIIPKVAELSERVSKGVRKELIPLARLEGVGRVRARILYNAGYKTIGDLRLAPIDKLMALPMIGPKLAKKIKDQVGGYLKKEEYEKLKEDKESWKQKAITEY, from the coding sequence ATGTTGAGAGTTGAACAACTGCCAATATCTGAGGAAGTTAAGGCTATTCTAATAAAGTCGGGTATTGTAGAGTTATATCCCCCTCAGGAAGAAGCAATAAAAGCCAACGCCTTAGAAGGGAAGAATTTGGTTTTGGCTAGTCCTACTGCTTCTGGAAAGACTCTAATTGCGGAAATCTGCGCTATGAAACATGTGTTAGAAGGGGGAGGAAAGGTAATTTATTTGACTCCTTTGAGGGCTTTAGCCAACGAGAAGTATGAAGAATTTAGGAAGTTTTCGGCTATTCGGAAGCCAAACGGAAAGAGGGTAAAGGTTGCAATTAGCACGGGGGATTATGACAGCAGCGACCCATGGCTTGGAAAATATGACATAATAGTGACAACAAACGAGAAGGCTGACTCTCTGCTTAGGCATAGGGCCAAATGGATGGACGAAGTCTCACTTGTTGTAGCAGATGAAATACACTTGATGAACGACCCTGAAAGAGGCCCAACCTTAGAGGTTGTTCTTGCAAGGCTTATGCAGATAAATCCGGAAATCCAAATTTTAGCCTTAAGCGCAACTATACGAAACGTAGATGAAATAGCTGAGTGGCTTAACGCCGAATACGTAACAACTGAGTGGAGGCCTGTAACCCTCAAAGAAGGCGTTTACTGCCATAACGAAATAATGTTCAAGGATGGAAGCGCAGAAAAGGTTGAAACTTACACTAAGAATCCGGCCATAAACCTTGCAGTTCACAGCATAAAAACTGGCGGACAAGCACTTATATTTGCTGGAACAAGGAGAAACGCTGTTTCTTTAGCTAAAAAGGCTGCTGCTGAAATAGAACCCTTGCTTTCGAAACCCCTGAAACGTTCTTTGGGACATGTAGCTGAGAGAATATTGGCTGCTGGCGAAAGAACTAGGGTAAGCGAACTATTAGCTGAACTTGTGAAACGTGGAGCAGCTTTCCATCATGCAGGCCTAGGCGGAGCACACCGCAGAATAATTGAAGACGAGTTTAGAAGTGGAAAAATTAAGGTTGTGGCTGCAACTCCGACTTTGGCTTTTGGAGTTAACCTTCCGGCTAGAACTGTGATAATTCATGATTATAGGCGGTATGAACCGGGCTATGGCTATTATCCAATAGCTGTTTTGGAGTATAAGCAAATGGCTGGAAGGGCTGGAAGGCCAAAATATGATAAGGTTGGGGAAGCCGTATTAATCGCCAAAACAGATGATGAGCGTGATTATCTGCTTGAAAGTTATGTTTTCGCTAAACCGGAAAGAATATGGTCGAAACTTGCAGTTGAACGCATACTGCGCTCGCATGTTTTAGCAACTATAGCAGCTGACTTCGCAAAAACTGAAAAGGGTCTATACGAGTTTTTCAGCAAAACATTCTATGCTTATCAATATGACCCAAAAGCCATGAGCGGGTTAATTTCGAAAATTCTACGTTTCTTATACAAGGAAGAACTGATTGATGTAAGCGGAGAAAAAATTTTCGCAACGAAATTTGGAAAGAGGGTTTCCGAACTCTATATAGACCCGGTTACTGGCGTAATCATTCGAGACGCTTTGAGAAGTAGGGCTCCAAAGCTTTCTGAGATAAGTTTTCTCCACATGGTTGCGCATACTCCGGACATGTTTCCGAGGCTTAGGCCTTCTTCACGTGAAATCGACCAGTTGGCAATTTTCGTTGATGAACACCGAGAAGAGTTCATGTTTGAAGTTCCAGACGAATGGGCTGACCGCATAGCCTACGAAGAATTCTTAGGCGAGGCAAAAACTGCGTGGGTTCTCCATTCATGGATAGAAGAGAAAACAGAGGATGAAATAATAGAGCGTTTCGGCGTCGAGCCAGGCGACCTATATAGGCTTATTGAAACTGCAAAGTGGCTGCTTTACGCTACACACGAACTTGCACTACTCTTTAACCACAAAGACATAATTCCAAAAGTTGCAGAACTATCCGAAAGAGTTTCCAAAGGAGTTAGAAAAGAGCTTATCCCCCTCGCTAGACTTGAGGGAGTAGGCAGAGTAAGAGCAAGAATACTCTATAACGCCGGATACAAAACGATTGGCGATTTACGACTGGCTCCAATTGACAAGCTTATGGCATTGCCAATGATAGGACCAAAACTAGCCAAAAAAATCAAGGATCAAGTCGGAGGATACCTAAAAAAAGAGGAATATGAAAAACTAAAGGAAGATAAGGAAAGCTGGAAACAAAAAGCAATAACAGAATACTAG
- a CDS encoding histone deacetylase, with protein MKKTAIIYSPKYLEHNPGRRHPESAERLKVIMNDLERNEITRNENCEVVAPEPAQESEILLVHRPDYFKLVKEICNHGGGLLDLGDTVASPKSFEAALYAVGGAEKAVKLVVEGKFENAFAFVRPPGHHALPYAACGFCIFNNIAIAAKLLLQNYGLEKILILDIDAHHGNGTQEIFYDTSKVLYVSLHQDPRGFPGVGFPDEVGKGEGIGYTVNVPLPFRTTDEIYLRAFDEIVVPIIEQYSPQFILMSVGFDGHYTDPVASLSLSANVYVYVFRKTLELAKNYCNKKLVAVLEGGYSLNWIGKMASAVVSEMAGLRYHIEDKRPVANERVKKRAEEFLGEVRRTQSAYWRI; from the coding sequence ATGAAGAAAACCGCAATTATTTATAGCCCGAAATATTTGGAACACAACCCTGGAAGAAGGCATCCGGAAAGCGCCGAAAGATTAAAAGTTATCATGAACGACCTCGAAAGAAACGAAATAACCAGAAATGAGAACTGCGAAGTTGTTGCCCCAGAGCCAGCTCAAGAAAGCGAAATTCTACTCGTTCATCGTCCAGACTATTTCAAGCTTGTTAAAGAAATTTGCAATCACGGAGGCGGACTCCTAGACTTAGGCGACACCGTTGCATCTCCCAAAAGTTTTGAAGCGGCGCTTTACGCTGTCGGTGGAGCGGAAAAGGCGGTAAAACTTGTCGTCGAAGGCAAATTCGAAAACGCTTTCGCATTCGTTAGGCCTCCCGGGCATCATGCACTCCCATATGCTGCCTGCGGCTTCTGCATTTTCAACAACATCGCAATTGCCGCAAAACTGCTGCTTCAAAATTACGGTCTAGAAAAGATTCTGATACTTGACATTGATGCACATCATGGCAATGGAACCCAAGAAATCTTTTATGATACAAGTAAGGTTCTCTATGTAAGTTTACATCAAGACCCAAGGGGCTTTCCAGGAGTAGGTTTTCCCGACGAAGTTGGGAAGGGTGAAGGCATAGGCTATACTGTTAATGTACCTCTCCCTTTCAGAACCACTGATGAAATTTACTTAAGAGCCTTCGATGAAATCGTCGTTCCAATTATCGAGCAATACTCTCCGCAGTTCATACTTATGTCAGTTGGCTTTGACGGACATTATACAGACCCCGTGGCAAGTCTTTCGCTTTCTGCGAACGTTTATGTCTATGTCTTCCGAAAAACGCTAGAATTAGCGAAGAATTATTGTAATAAAAAGCTTGTTGCTGTTTTAGAGGGCGGATACAGCCTTAATTGGATAGGAAAAATGGCTTCAGCTGTTGTTTCTGAAATGGCGGGGTTAAGGTATCATATTGAAGATAAAAGGCCTGTTGCTAATGAGAGGGTTAAGAAGAGAGCTGAAGAATTTTTAGGAGAGGTTAGGAGAACTCAGTCGGCTTATTGGAGGATATAG
- a CDS encoding adenylosuccinate lyase: MPILPIDTGRYGTVEMRKIFEEENKLQKRLDVEAALALAHAEVGNIPLEDAKVIAEKASTKYVKLERVKEIERQIKHDVMAMVKALAEVCGPSGAYVHLGVTSYDIVDTATALQLKEALNLIEEKLSRLEKVLIEKADKYKETLMVGRTHGQHALPITLGFKFAVWMREIARHLERLRQCKERVLVGKISGAVGTQAGLGAHAMEIQKLVMEKLGLKPADITTQIVQRDRHAELICLLANIASSLDKFATEIRELQRPEIGELYEPFERERQVGSSTMPHKRNPELCERICGLAKIMRSLTVPALENVVTWHERDLTQSSAERFIIPEACILIDYMLHLTTYIIENIEVDEEKMLKNLEITQGRIMSEAVMMALTKKGMSRQEAHELLRRLAIKSKMEKRHFKEVLAENETVRKYLDENEIEEALNPRNYLGTAVEQVKLAIEKTIKERESRGLR, from the coding sequence TTGCCTATCCTTCCAATAGATACTGGCCGCTACGGAACAGTTGAAATGCGCAAAATATTTGAGGAGGAAAATAAGCTTCAGAAAAGACTTGATGTTGAAGCTGCCTTAGCCTTAGCCCACGCTGAAGTTGGAAACATTCCATTAGAAGATGCGAAGGTCATTGCGGAGAAGGCTTCAACCAAATATGTGAAGCTTGAACGTGTAAAGGAGATTGAGCGTCAGATTAAGCATGATGTTATGGCTATGGTTAAAGCCTTAGCCGAAGTATGCGGGCCAAGCGGAGCCTACGTGCATTTAGGGGTAACAAGTTATGACATTGTCGATACAGCTACTGCGTTACAACTTAAAGAAGCCCTAAACTTAATCGAGGAAAAACTTAGTCGCTTGGAAAAAGTTCTGATTGAGAAGGCTGACAAGTACAAGGAAACTTTGATGGTTGGACGCACACATGGTCAACATGCGCTGCCTATAACTTTGGGATTTAAATTCGCTGTTTGGATGCGTGAAATAGCTAGGCACCTTGAAAGATTAAGGCAGTGTAAGGAAAGAGTTCTTGTAGGTAAGATAAGCGGGGCGGTTGGAACCCAAGCTGGGCTGGGAGCCCATGCAATGGAAATTCAGAAGCTTGTTATGGAAAAGTTAGGCTTGAAACCAGCCGACATCACAACTCAGATTGTCCAACGGGACAGACACGCAGAACTAATATGCCTACTTGCAAACATTGCCTCTTCGCTTGACAAGTTTGCAACAGAAATCCGCGAGCTTCAACGCCCAGAAATAGGCGAACTCTACGAGCCATTCGAGAGGGAAAGGCAAGTTGGGAGTTCAACTATGCCTCATAAACGTAATCCAGAACTTTGCGAAAGAATCTGCGGCTTAGCGAAAATCATGCGTAGTCTAACAGTTCCCGCTCTAGAAAATGTTGTAACTTGGCATGAACGAGACCTCACGCAGTCTTCGGCTGAAAGGTTCATAATACCTGAGGCATGCATCCTAATCGACTACATGCTACATCTAACGACGTACATAATCGAAAACATCGAAGTTGATGAAGAAAAAATGTTAAAGAACCTAGAAATTACGCAAGGCAGGATAATGTCAGAGGCCGTAATGATGGCTTTGACAAAGAAGGGGATGAGCCGTCAAGAAGCACATGAACTGCTACGGAGACTTGCGATAAAAAGTAAAATGGAAAAAAGACATTTTAAGGAGGTTCTAGCTGAAAATGAGACCGTAAGAAAATATCTGGATGAAAATGAAATTGAAGAGGCCTTAAATCCTAGAAACTACTTGGGAACGGCCGTTGAACAAGTGAAGTTGGCTATTGAAAAGACCATAAAAGAAAGAGAAAGCAGAGGTTTAAGGTAG
- a CDS encoding DUF2095 family protein: protein MRIDKETFRKLFPNLAREMELGECKVTINSVRTDLKAGEKAVSKKFEHYMPDVVDFIRRCDTEEQAEEIIDYMEKRGEITPEYAEKLRKQLKKEGVRSFGPKKEAGYYFLHGEP, encoded by the coding sequence ATGAGAATAGACAAGGAGACTTTCAGAAAATTGTTTCCAAATCTAGCTCGCGAAATGGAGCTTGGAGAATGCAAAGTGACAATTAACTCTGTGAGAACGGACCTTAAAGCTGGAGAGAAAGCTGTTTCCAAAAAATTTGAGCATTACATGCCCGACGTAGTAGACTTTATTCGAAGATGCGACACAGAAGAACAGGCAGAAGAAATAATTGACTACATGGAGAAAAGAGGGGAGATAACCCCAGAATACGCTGAAAAACTGCGGAAACAACTTAAGAAAGAGGGTGTAAGAAGTTTCGGGCCTAAAAAAGAGGCTGGATACTACTTTCTGCACGGTGAACCCTAG
- a CDS encoding DUF4269 domain-containing protein, producing the protein MKNSISNDLRQKAAREAALLLYTQQEKEYKQAKVKAAKSLGINFLPNNREIAEQLDLLAEEIEGEERKRRLIEMRHEALKIMKILKDFHPKLVGSVWRGTINKNSDIDITVFHSEPEKVLKTLENFGYKPKRIERQSFAKKGMEKISFHIFLTVSNYEVEIVVKPEEEIEKVEFCEIYGDKITGLDIKELEKVLRNNPLKRFVPK; encoded by the coding sequence TTGAAAAATTCTATTTCAAATGATTTAAGGCAAAAAGCAGCCAGAGAAGCTGCACTCCTACTTTATACCCAGCAGGAAAAGGAGTACAAACAGGCAAAAGTGAAGGCTGCCAAAAGCCTAGGCATAAACTTTCTACCAAACAACCGAGAAATAGCAGAACAACTCGACCTTCTAGCGGAAGAAATTGAAGGAGAAGAGAGAAAAAGACGTTTAATCGAAATGAGACATGAAGCATTAAAAATCATGAAAATTTTAAAAGATTTTCACCCAAAACTTGTAGGAAGCGTTTGGCGGGGCACAATAAATAAAAACAGCGACATAGACATAACAGTTTTTCACTCCGAACCAGAAAAAGTTCTTAAAACCTTAGAAAATTTCGGATATAAACCTAAACGTATAGAAAGACAATCATTTGCGAAAAAAGGGATGGAAAAAATATCTTTTCATATATTTTTAACAGTTTCCAATTATGAAGTTGAAATAGTTGTTAAACCGGAAGAAGAAATTGAAAAAGTCGAGTTTTGTGAAATTTACGGAGATAAAATAACCGGTCTGGATATAAAAGAGTTGGAAAAGGTTTTAAGAAACAACCCTCTCAAACGTTTTGTGCCGAAGTAA
- a CDS encoding helix-hairpin-helix domain-containing protein: protein MAKPIKRRDKWYFLTLGAKWDRAVVPIYEAAARGKCVPLLKTLLTSHCKNDCKYCAFRAERKCLRTAWNPQKLAEITMHLWSQGKIRGLFLSSSVAKDPDHITEKQLEVLNNLRSMGYSGYIHLRIMPGTSRHYIREAVKLADRVGVNLEAPNSDIFDELCPDKGGFKEAILKRLDWIIEEVISLKRRGEVKGRKFGFSRAGIDTQLIVGAVEDNDLQHIRTTEWLYKKLGLRRVYYSGFEPIPQTPLEKRPTCPPWREYRLYQASFLIRDYGITSKELETILNDKGFLPNMDPKRVLAKINPEIFPVDLNTASFYEIVRIPHIGPTTAKKILEARKTKSIKYSSDLEKILGPHLARKVLQYVEVKDKSLVQFQNNY from the coding sequence TTGGCTAAGCCCATAAAAAGACGGGACAAATGGTACTTCTTAACATTAGGCGCTAAATGGGATAGGGCGGTTGTTCCCATCTATGAGGCTGCGGCTAGAGGAAAATGCGTTCCACTGCTTAAGACTTTACTCACAAGCCACTGCAAAAATGATTGCAAATACTGCGCCTTCAGAGCCGAGAGAAAATGCCTAAGAACAGCTTGGAACCCGCAAAAACTCGCCGAAATAACCATGCACTTATGGAGCCAAGGAAAAATTAGAGGGCTTTTCTTAAGCTCATCAGTTGCAAAAGACCCGGACCACATAACTGAAAAACAGTTGGAAGTGCTTAACAACCTAAGAAGCATGGGATACAGCGGCTACATTCATCTAAGAATAATGCCGGGAACAAGTCGCCATTATATTAGGGAAGCTGTAAAACTCGCCGACAGAGTAGGTGTAAACCTTGAAGCCCCAAACAGCGATATCTTTGATGAATTATGCCCAGATAAGGGAGGATTTAAAGAAGCCATACTAAAAAGGCTAGATTGGATAATTGAAGAAGTTATAAGTTTAAAGAGGAGAGGGGAAGTTAAGGGGCGGAAATTCGGTTTTTCAAGAGCGGGAATCGACACTCAACTGATAGTTGGGGCAGTAGAAGACAACGACCTACAGCATATAAGGACAACTGAATGGCTCTACAAAAAACTCGGATTAAGAAGAGTATACTACAGCGGCTTTGAACCCATACCCCAAACCCCCCTAGAAAAGCGACCTACATGCCCCCCGTGGCGGGAATACCGCCTCTATCAAGCTTCATTCCTAATAAGGGATTACGGAATAACTTCCAAAGAACTAGAGACTATACTAAACGACAAAGGATTCCTACCAAACATGGATCCGAAACGAGTTTTAGCAAAGATTAATCCAGAAATATTTCCAGTAGACCTAAACACTGCGTCTTTCTATGAGATCGTAAGAATCCCGCATATAGGACCAACAACAGCAAAAAAGATACTTGAAGCAAGAAAAACAAAGTCGATAAAATATTCAAGCGATTTAGAGAAAATTTTAGGTCCACATTTAGCAAGGAAAGTTCTGCAGTATGTTGAGGTTAAAGATAAAAGTCTAGTTCAATTTCAAAACAATTATTAA